GTGGGTGCGGCCAAGCGGGGACTCGATACCCAGGTATTGCTGACCATCGCCGCCTCCTTCGGCCTGGGTGCCGCGCTGGAGCACTCCGGCGCGGCGCAGGCCCTGGCCAGCGGCGTGTTGGGGCTGGCGGGCAGTTCCCCCTGGGCGCTGCTGGTGGCGGTCTACGTGCTGGTGAGCCTGCTCACCTCGGTCATTACCAATAATGCCGCGGCGGTCATCACCTTCCCGGTGGTCATGGCCGGCGCCGAGGCGCTCGGCGTCAATCCGATGCCCTACGTGGTGGCGGTGATGTTTGCCGCCTCGGCCAGCTTCCTCACGCCGATCGGCTACCAGACCAACCTGATGGTGCTCGGCCCCGGCGGCTACCGCTTCGGCGACTTCCTGCGCGTGGGAGGGCTGCTCAACCTGACCACCGCGGCGGTGGCGCTGGTGCTGATTCCCCTGGTGTGGCCTTTCTGAGGCGCGTCGCTCTCGCCGTCGTCATGGCTTTGCGGTAGGGTGTCGGCTTTGCAGACTGCGACGAAGGAAGCCAGCCATGAGCCACCCCGGCGAACTGATCATCGAGCCGAAGAGCGGTCGCGCGGCCGATGCCTGTGTCTTCATCCTGCACGGCCTGGGCGCCGATGGGCATGACTTCGAGCCCCTGGTGCCGGCGCTGCCGCTGAGAGCAGGACTCGACGTTCGCTTCATCCTGCCCCATGCGCCGCGGCTGCCGGTGACGATCAACGGCGGCATGGTGATGCCAGCGTGGTACGACATCCACGAGATGAGCCTCGACCGGCGCGTCGACACGGCGCAGCTGGTGGCCTCCGCCGAGCGCATCCAGGCGCTGATGCAGGAGCAGATCGGCCACGGCATCGACAGCCGGCGTATCATCCTCGCCGGTTTCTCCCAGGGTGGGGCGGTGGCCTATCAGGCCGCGCTTTCGTTCGACGCCCCGCTGGGCGGGCTGCTGGCCATGTCCACCTACTTCGCCACCGCCGAGACCGTCGCGCTGGCCGAGGCCAACCGCGAACTGCCGATCGAAATTCACCACGGCACCTTCGACCCGGTGGTACCCGAGTCGCTGGGCAAGGCGGCCTACCAGCGCCTGCAGGCGTTGGGTTACGCGGTGCACT
This portion of the Billgrantia sulfidoxydans genome encodes:
- a CDS encoding alpha/beta hydrolase, coding for MSHPGELIIEPKSGRAADACVFILHGLGADGHDFEPLVPALPLRAGLDVRFILPHAPRLPVTINGGMVMPAWYDIHEMSLDRRVDTAQLVASAERIQALMQEQIGHGIDSRRIILAGFSQGGAVAYQAALSFDAPLGGLLAMSTYFATAETVALAEANRELPIEIHHGTFDPVVPESLGKAAYQRLQALGYAVHYQTYPMAHAVCPQQVGDIADWLNARLG